A genomic stretch from Caloenas nicobarica isolate bCalNic1 chromosome 3, bCalNic1.hap1, whole genome shotgun sequence includes:
- the LOC135986681 gene encoding gamma-aminobutyric acid receptor subunit rho-1 isoform X1 yields MLTVHKMHFSIFLLLWGWVLSTECRVHRQGKEIHEVYKKGSRPQRQRREAHGEAHKQGSPILKRSPDITKSPLTKSEQLLRIDDHDFSMRPGFGGPAIPVGVDVQVESLDSISEVDMDFTMTLYLRHYWKDERLSFPSTNNQSMTFDGRLVKKIWVPDMFFVHSKRSFIHDTTTDNVMLRVQPDGKVLYSLRVTVTAMCNMDFSRFPLDTQTCSLEIESYAYTEDDLMLYWKNGNDSLKTDERISLSQFLIQEFHTTTKLAFYSSTGWYNRLYINFTLRRHIFFFLLQTYFPATLMVMLSWVSFWIDRRAVPARVPLGITTVLTMSTIITGVNASMPRVSYIKAVDIYLWVSFVFVFLSVLEYAAVNYLTTVQERKERKLRDKLPCACSLPQPRPMMMDGSYNDGDMNELGHYVSENGDKQDRMMVQLALGSERGSGRRKNQRYVSMRIDTHAIDKYSRIIFPGAYILFNLIYWSIFS; encoded by the exons ccggccgcagcggcagAGGCGGGAGGCCCACGGCGAGGCGCACAAGCAAGGCAG CCCAATCCTAAAACGAAGCCCGGACATTACCAAGTCTCCACTGACAAagtcagagcagctgctgcgAATAGACGACCATGACTTCAGCATGAGACCAGGTTTTGGAG gccCTGCAATTCCTGTTGGGGTGGATGTCCAAGTGGAAAGTCTGGACAGCATTTCTGAAGTGGACATG GACTTCACCATGACGCTTTATCTGAGGCACTATTGGAAAGATGAGAGgctgtccttccccagcaccaacAACCAAAGCATGACCTTTGATGGCAGGCTGGTGAAGAAGATCTGGGTCCCTGACATGTTCTTTGTCCACTCCAAGCGTTCCTTCATCCATGACACCACCACAGACAATGTCATGCTGCGGGTCCAGCCAGATGGGAAGGTACTTTATAGCCTCAG AGTTACAGTAACAGCCATGTGCAACATGGATTTTAGTCGCTTTCCCCTGGACACACAGACGTGTTCTCTAGAGATTGAAAGCT ATGCCTACACTGAAGATGACCTCATGCTCTACTGGAAGAACGGGAACGATTCCCTAAAAACAGATGAGAGGATATCGCTCTCCCAGTTCCTGATCCAGGAGTTTCACACCACCACAAAGCTTGCCTTttacagcagcacag GGTGGTACAATCGCCTCTACATAAACTTCACTTTACGCCGAcacatcttcttcttcttgctcCAAACCTACTTCCCTGCCACCCTCATGGTCATGTTGTCCTGGGTGTCCTTCTGGATCGATCGCCGAGCAGTTCCTGCCAGAGTCCCTTTAG GGATAACCACTGTGCTGACCATGTCCACCATCATCACTGGGGTGAACGCCTCCATGCCTCGTGTTTCCTACATCAAAGCAGTGGACATTTACCTGTGGGTCAGTTTTGTGTTCGTCTTCCTCTCAGTGTTGGAATACGCGGCAGTGAATTACCTGACTACGGTGCAAGAGCGGAAGGAGAGGAAACTGCGGGACAAG CTCCCCTGTGCGTGCAGCCTGCCTCAGCCCCGGCCCATGATGATGGACGGCAGCTACAACGACGGGGACATGAACGAACTGGGGCATTACGTGTCCGAGAACGGAGACAAACAAGACCGGATGATGGTGCAGCTGGCGCTGGGGTCTGAGAGGGGCTCGGGCAGGAGGAAAAACCAGAGATACGTCAGCATGCGGATCGACACTCACGCCATCGACAAGTACTCCAGGATAATATTCCCTGGTGCATATATTCTATTTAATTTGATATACTGGTCCATTTTTTCATAA
- the LOC135986681 gene encoding gamma-aminobutyric acid receptor subunit rho-1 isoform X2 → MLTVHKMHFSIFLLLWGWVLSTECRVHRQGKEIHEVYKKGSPILKRSPDITKSPLTKSEQLLRIDDHDFSMRPGFGGPAIPVGVDVQVESLDSISEVDMDFTMTLYLRHYWKDERLSFPSTNNQSMTFDGRLVKKIWVPDMFFVHSKRSFIHDTTTDNVMLRVQPDGKVLYSLRVTVTAMCNMDFSRFPLDTQTCSLEIESYAYTEDDLMLYWKNGNDSLKTDERISLSQFLIQEFHTTTKLAFYSSTGWYNRLYINFTLRRHIFFFLLQTYFPATLMVMLSWVSFWIDRRAVPARVPLGITTVLTMSTIITGVNASMPRVSYIKAVDIYLWVSFVFVFLSVLEYAAVNYLTTVQERKERKLRDKLPCACSLPQPRPMMMDGSYNDGDMNELGHYVSENGDKQDRMMVQLALGSERGSGRRKNQRYVSMRIDTHAIDKYSRIIFPGAYILFNLIYWSIFS, encoded by the exons CCCAATCCTAAAACGAAGCCCGGACATTACCAAGTCTCCACTGACAAagtcagagcagctgctgcgAATAGACGACCATGACTTCAGCATGAGACCAGGTTTTGGAG gccCTGCAATTCCTGTTGGGGTGGATGTCCAAGTGGAAAGTCTGGACAGCATTTCTGAAGTGGACATG GACTTCACCATGACGCTTTATCTGAGGCACTATTGGAAAGATGAGAGgctgtccttccccagcaccaacAACCAAAGCATGACCTTTGATGGCAGGCTGGTGAAGAAGATCTGGGTCCCTGACATGTTCTTTGTCCACTCCAAGCGTTCCTTCATCCATGACACCACCACAGACAATGTCATGCTGCGGGTCCAGCCAGATGGGAAGGTACTTTATAGCCTCAG AGTTACAGTAACAGCCATGTGCAACATGGATTTTAGTCGCTTTCCCCTGGACACACAGACGTGTTCTCTAGAGATTGAAAGCT ATGCCTACACTGAAGATGACCTCATGCTCTACTGGAAGAACGGGAACGATTCCCTAAAAACAGATGAGAGGATATCGCTCTCCCAGTTCCTGATCCAGGAGTTTCACACCACCACAAAGCTTGCCTTttacagcagcacag GGTGGTACAATCGCCTCTACATAAACTTCACTTTACGCCGAcacatcttcttcttcttgctcCAAACCTACTTCCCTGCCACCCTCATGGTCATGTTGTCCTGGGTGTCCTTCTGGATCGATCGCCGAGCAGTTCCTGCCAGAGTCCCTTTAG GGATAACCACTGTGCTGACCATGTCCACCATCATCACTGGGGTGAACGCCTCCATGCCTCGTGTTTCCTACATCAAAGCAGTGGACATTTACCTGTGGGTCAGTTTTGTGTTCGTCTTCCTCTCAGTGTTGGAATACGCGGCAGTGAATTACCTGACTACGGTGCAAGAGCGGAAGGAGAGGAAACTGCGGGACAAG CTCCCCTGTGCGTGCAGCCTGCCTCAGCCCCGGCCCATGATGATGGACGGCAGCTACAACGACGGGGACATGAACGAACTGGGGCATTACGTGTCCGAGAACGGAGACAAACAAGACCGGATGATGGTGCAGCTGGCGCTGGGGTCTGAGAGGGGCTCGGGCAGGAGGAAAAACCAGAGATACGTCAGCATGCGGATCGACACTCACGCCATCGACAAGTACTCCAGGATAATATTCCCTGGTGCATATATTCTATTTAATTTGATATACTGGTCCATTTTTTCATAA